The following proteins come from a genomic window of Mycobacterium sp. DL:
- a CDS encoding TetR/AcrR family transcriptional regulator, whose product MDATGPENGRARSKRATRNALRAAVLALARDRGLAAVTVDEIAAHAGVSTRTFFNYFDTKEDAAVIDVLALDPDDLAAFAVAKDRTTAWAELSALVTANIDRAHRDDPNLLQYMQLQSVDRALQAHQVGRFSSFLRELANATAQRLGQRVRDRLTAELMAGSSVTAVRVGLEQWAAVGGRGRPGTHVGRALAVFDPAFGPPS is encoded by the coding sequence ATGGATGCCACCGGCCCCGAGAACGGCAGGGCCCGCAGCAAGCGGGCGACGAGAAACGCCCTGCGCGCCGCAGTTCTCGCGTTGGCTCGAGATCGCGGCCTGGCCGCAGTGACAGTCGACGAGATCGCCGCACACGCGGGTGTGTCGACACGAACCTTCTTCAACTACTTCGACACCAAGGAGGACGCCGCCGTGATCGACGTGCTCGCCCTCGATCCTGACGACCTCGCTGCGTTCGCGGTCGCGAAGGACCGCACCACAGCGTGGGCCGAACTCAGCGCGTTGGTGACCGCCAACATCGACAGAGCGCACCGCGATGATCCAAACCTGTTGCAGTACATGCAATTACAATCAGTAGACCGCGCGCTGCAGGCGCACCAGGTCGGCCGCTTCTCCTCGTTTCTGCGCGAACTCGCCAACGCGACGGCACAACGGCTGGGCCAGCGGGTCCGCGACCGGCTGACCGCCGAACTGATGGCAGGCAGCTCCGTCACCGCGGTGCGGGTGGGCCTCGAGCAGTGGGCGGCCGTAGGCGGCCGGGGACGGCCGGGGACCCATGTCGGGCGGGCACTGGCGGTTTTCGATCCGGCCTTCGGGCCGCCGTCGTGA